From a single Serratia surfactantfaciens genomic region:
- a CDS encoding pyridoxal phosphate-dependent aminotransferase: protein MQSACSSRSKLPDVGTTIFTVIGQLSAEHQALNLSQGAPNFAGDPQLIEATAQAMRAGHNQYAPMSGVAALRAALAEKAERLYGARYDADEEITVIASASEGLYSAISALVHPGDEVIYFEPAFDSYAPIVRLQGATPVAIKLSLQDFRVDWDEVAAAINGKTRMIIVNTPHNPTGAVFDEHDIERLTALTRDTDIVILSDEVYEHVVFDGDIHHSMARYPQLAERSVIVSSFGKTYHVTGWRVGYCLAPAALMDEIRKVHQFMVFSADTPMQHAFAAALANPQSYLGLAAFYQQKRDLLASALQDSRFELLPSRGSFFMLARFSGFSHESDNDFAVRLIREAKVATIPLSAFYSDGTDTGLIRLSFSKDNETLLEGARRLSQV, encoded by the coding sequence ATGCAGAGCGCCTGCTCTTCCCGCTCGAAGCTGCCGGACGTCGGCACCACCATTTTCACCGTCATTGGCCAACTCAGCGCCGAACATCAGGCCCTCAATCTGTCGCAGGGCGCGCCCAACTTCGCCGGTGATCCGCAACTGATCGAGGCAACGGCGCAAGCCATGCGTGCAGGTCATAACCAATACGCGCCGATGAGCGGCGTGGCGGCGTTACGTGCTGCCCTGGCGGAAAAAGCTGAACGATTGTACGGCGCGCGCTATGACGCCGACGAAGAAATCACGGTGATCGCCAGCGCCAGCGAAGGGCTGTACTCGGCGATCAGCGCGCTGGTGCACCCCGGCGACGAGGTGATCTATTTCGAACCGGCGTTCGACAGCTATGCGCCGATCGTGCGCCTGCAGGGCGCCACGCCGGTGGCGATCAAGCTGTCGCTGCAGGACTTTCGCGTCGACTGGGACGAAGTGGCCGCCGCCATCAACGGCAAAACGCGCATGATCATCGTCAACACGCCGCACAACCCGACCGGCGCGGTGTTTGACGAGCACGACATCGAACGCCTGACCGCCCTGACCCGCGACACCGACATCGTGATCCTGTCCGACGAGGTCTACGAGCACGTGGTGTTCGACGGCGATATTCACCACAGCATGGCGCGTTACCCGCAGCTGGCGGAACGCAGCGTGATCGTGTCGTCGTTCGGTAAAACCTACCACGTCACCGGCTGGCGCGTCGGCTATTGCCTGGCGCCGGCGGCGTTGATGGACGAGATCCGTAAAGTGCACCAGTTCATGGTGTTCTCCGCCGATACGCCGATGCAGCACGCCTTCGCTGCCGCGCTCGCCAACCCGCAGAGCTACCTGGGGCTGGCGGCGTTTTACCAACAAAAACGCGATCTGCTGGCCAGCGCCCTGCAGGATTCACGCTTTGAGCTGCTGCCCAGCCGCGGCAGCTTCTTCATGCTGGCCCGTTTTAGCGGCTTCAGTCACGAAAGCGACAATGATTTCGCCGTGCGCTTGATCCGCGAAGCGAAGGTGGCGACGATCCCGCTGTCGGCGTTCTACAGCGACGGCACCGATACCGGCCTAATCCGGCTGAGTTTTTCCAAAGATAACGAGACCCTGCTGGAAGGCGCGCGCCGCCTGAGCCAGGTGTAA
- a CDS encoding LysR substrate-binding domain-containing protein: MPISLPSLDVLKTFVVVAQRLNFTHAARQLHLTQGAVSRQILGLEQRLGYPLFSRQARGLALTPQGAQLLAPVQQALGQLDEALTRAAAPPGALRIKCPTCAMRWVLPRIIRLQNERPDMHIELTASVSHGLDFSTEQFDAAVVFGRPPGKKLTAHLLFDEILTPVCTPTFLPPTPRLADLTDQTLLHPTRDRRDWLRWLKAAGADALPPGKAQHFDTLDLAMSAALQGFGIAIGDLCLLEEDIQAQRIVTPFPLCVSSGAAYYLVYPERTVAPPALTQLIDFLTVEAAGSRARLQNYLPITCNAL, encoded by the coding sequence ATGCCGATATCCCTGCCGTCGCTCGACGTGTTGAAAACCTTTGTGGTGGTGGCGCAACGCCTCAACTTTACCCATGCCGCCCGGCAGCTGCACCTGACGCAGGGGGCGGTCAGCCGGCAAATCCTCGGGCTGGAGCAGCGCCTGGGCTATCCGCTGTTCAGCCGCCAGGCGCGCGGTCTGGCGCTGACGCCGCAGGGCGCGCAGTTGCTGGCGCCGGTGCAGCAGGCGCTGGGGCAGTTGGATGAAGCCCTGACGCGGGCTGCCGCCCCGCCAGGGGCGCTGCGCATCAAATGCCCGACCTGCGCCATGCGCTGGGTGTTGCCGCGTATCATTCGCCTGCAGAATGAACGGCCGGACATGCACATCGAGCTGACCGCCTCGGTGTCGCACGGCCTGGATTTCAGTACCGAGCAGTTTGACGCCGCGGTGGTGTTCGGCCGGCCGCCGGGTAAAAAGCTGACCGCGCACCTGCTGTTCGATGAAATTCTCACGCCGGTCTGCACGCCGACGTTTCTGCCGCCGACGCCCCGGCTGGCGGATTTGACGGACCAAACCCTGCTGCACCCGACGCGCGATCGGCGCGACTGGCTGCGCTGGCTGAAGGCGGCGGGCGCCGATGCGCTGCCGCCCGGCAAGGCTCAGCATTTCGATACCCTCGATCTGGCGATGAGCGCCGCGCTGCAGGGGTTCGGCATCGCCATCGGCGATCTGTGCCTGCTGGAGGAGGATATTCAGGCGCAACGCATCGTCACGCCGTTCCCGCTCTGCGTCAGCAGCGGCGCGGCCTATTATTTGGTCTATCCTGAACGCACGGTGGCGCCGCCGGCGTTGACACAGCTTATCGATTTTCTGACGGTTGAGGCCGCCGGCAGCCGCGCCCGGTTACAGAATTACCTGCCGATAACCTGTAATGCTTTGTAA